Proteins from a single region of Streptomyces spectabilis:
- a CDS encoding glycoside hydrolase family 6 protein encodes MPSLAIVRRVLVAALGLCALAAVPAPASQAPRADVSFWVNPDTSAARQAAAWMGQGRFTDAWALARIAVRPQAEWLSKDGPEPVVRSFVERAAAAGRTAVLVTYFVPDRDCGAYSAGGARDADHYRTWIDDFAAGLGTRGAYVIVEPDAVALAVAGCAGVDTAERYELLAYAVDRLKRQPGTKVYVDAGNATWIPQVRRLVAPLRRAGVDRADGFALNVSNFHTDAVSAAYGHRLARALGGTAHFVIDTSRNGNGPYAGVEPWCNPPGRALGTAPTTRTGDPAVDAYLWVKRPGESDGTCRGGPEAGALWPRYALELARNSRV; translated from the coding sequence ATGCCGTCCTTGGCCATCGTCCGCCGTGTCCTCGTCGCCGCGCTCGGCTTGTGCGCGCTCGCCGCCGTCCCGGCGCCCGCCTCTCAGGCACCGCGCGCCGACGTCTCCTTCTGGGTGAACCCGGACACGAGCGCCGCGCGGCAGGCCGCCGCGTGGATGGGGCAGGGGCGGTTCACCGACGCCTGGGCGCTGGCCCGGATCGCGGTGCGGCCGCAGGCCGAGTGGCTGAGCAAGGACGGGCCCGAGCCGGTGGTGCGCTCGTTCGTGGAGCGGGCGGCCGCGGCGGGGCGCACCGCCGTGCTCGTCACGTACTTCGTCCCGGACCGCGACTGCGGCGCCTACTCGGCGGGCGGCGCGCGCGACGCGGACCACTACCGGACGTGGATCGACGACTTCGCGGCCGGGCTCGGCACGCGCGGCGCGTACGTGATCGTCGAACCGGACGCCGTGGCCCTCGCGGTGGCGGGCTGCGCGGGCGTCGACACCGCCGAGCGGTACGAGCTGCTCGCCTACGCCGTGGACCGGCTCAAGCGGCAGCCGGGCACCAAGGTGTACGTCGACGCGGGCAACGCCACCTGGATCCCGCAGGTGCGGCGGCTCGTCGCCCCGCTGCGGCGCGCGGGCGTCGACCGCGCCGACGGCTTCGCCCTGAACGTGTCCAACTTCCACACCGACGCGGTGAGCGCGGCGTACGGGCACCGGCTCGCGCGGGCGCTCGGCGGCACCGCGCACTTCGTCATCGACACCAGCCGCAACGGCAACGGCCCGTACGCGGGCGTCGAACCGTGGTGCAACCCGCCGGGCCGTGCCCTCGGCACGGCCCCCACCACCCGCACCGGCGACCCCGCCGTCGACGCCTATCTGTGGGTGAAGCGCCCCGGCGAGTCCGACGGCACCTGTCGGGGCGGGCCCGAGGCCGGGGCCTTGTGGCCGCGGTACGCGCTGGAACTCGCGCGCAACAGCCGCGTCTGA
- a CDS encoding YfcC family protein encodes MSASPPPPVPPPPAPAPAPGPEEPAAKRKFTFPSALTVLVVVTVAVWLLAFLIPSGEYDRNDKGAPVQGSYHRVSGEQSFVDRLNDLFLAPVNGLYGIQDAESGRVGPDLSGDLYGSAGVFLFVLAIGAFITVVFATGALDQGIGRLAHRLRERGALLIAGVMVVFSVLGTVEGFAEETLGFYGLIVPLMLALGYDRMTAVGAIILGAGIGVLCSTVNPFATGVASSAADISLGDGIVLRFAMWLVLTGVTVAYVVWYARRVRKDPERSLSGFLPGDREQAAGAGRAESEAPELTRLHKTILVVVALVFAFMIFSVVPWSSALTGDADAEPYGFELDWSFPQLAALFLCAAVLVGLVARMGEQRLSATVVQGAADFISPALVIVLARGVTVIMNNSQVTDTVLHSIEGVVKGTSSGVFAVIVFVVNLPLAFLIPSTSGHATLAMPILAPLADFAGVSRSVVVTAWAAASGWMNLWVPTTAVTIGGVALAKVGYDRYLRFVWPLLAILSVLICGFVALGAAVT; translated from the coding sequence ATGAGCGCGTCCCCGCCTCCGCCCGTTCCCCCTCCTCCCGCTCCCGCTCCTGCTCCCGGGCCCGAAGAGCCCGCCGCGAAGCGGAAGTTCACCTTCCCCAGCGCGCTCACCGTGCTCGTCGTCGTCACCGTGGCCGTGTGGCTGCTCGCCTTCCTGATCCCGTCCGGCGAGTACGACCGCAACGACAAGGGCGCCCCCGTCCAGGGCAGTTACCACCGCGTTTCCGGCGAGCAGTCCTTCGTCGACCGCCTCAACGACCTCTTCCTCGCGCCTGTCAACGGTCTGTACGGCATCCAGGACGCCGAGTCGGGCCGGGTCGGACCCGATCTCTCCGGGGATCTCTACGGCAGCGCGGGCGTGTTCCTCTTCGTGCTCGCGATCGGCGCGTTCATCACCGTCGTCTTCGCCACCGGCGCCCTCGACCAGGGCATCGGCCGGCTCGCCCACCGGCTGCGCGAGCGCGGCGCGCTGCTCATCGCGGGCGTCATGGTGGTGTTCTCCGTCCTCGGCACGGTCGAGGGCTTCGCCGAGGAGACGCTCGGCTTCTACGGTCTGATCGTGCCGCTGATGCTGGCCCTCGGCTACGACCGCATGACCGCCGTCGGCGCGATCATCCTGGGCGCGGGCATCGGCGTGCTGTGCTCCACGGTCAACCCCTTCGCGACGGGCGTGGCCTCGTCGGCGGCGGACATCTCCCTCGGCGACGGCATCGTGCTGCGGTTCGCGATGTGGCTGGTGCTCACGGGCGTGACGGTCGCGTACGTCGTCTGGTACGCGCGGCGCGTGCGCAAGGACCCCGAGCGCTCGCTCAGCGGATTCCTGCCGGGCGATCGCGAGCAGGCGGCGGGCGCGGGACGGGCGGAATCCGAGGCGCCGGAGCTGACCCGGCTGCACAAGACGATCCTGGTCGTCGTCGCCCTGGTCTTCGCCTTCATGATCTTCTCGGTGGTGCCGTGGTCGAGCGCGCTCACCGGGGACGCGGACGCCGAGCCGTACGGCTTCGAACTCGACTGGTCCTTCCCGCAGCTGGCCGCCCTGTTCCTGTGCGCCGCGGTGCTCGTGGGCCTGGTCGCGCGGATGGGGGAGCAGCGGCTCAGCGCGACCGTCGTCCAGGGCGCGGCCGACTTCATCTCGCCCGCCCTGGTGATCGTGCTCGCCCGGGGCGTCACCGTGATCATGAACAACTCACAGGTCACGGACACGGTCCTGCACTCGATCGAGGGCGTGGTCAAGGGGACGTCGTCCGGGGTGTTCGCGGTGATCGTGTTCGTGGTGAACCTGCCGCTCGCGTTCCTGATCCCGTCCACGTCCGGGCACGCCACGCTCGCCATGCCGATCCTCGCCCCGCTCGCGGACTTCGCCGGGGTGTCGCGGTCGGTCGTCGTCACCGCCTGGGCGGCGGCCAGCGGGTGGATGAACCTGTGGGTGCCGACCACCGCCGTGACCATCGGCGGGGTGGCCCTGGCGAAGGTGGGCTACGACCGCTATCTGCGGTTCGTGTGGCCTCTGCTGGCGATTCTGTCCGTGCTGATCTGCGGGTTCGTGGCGTTGGGGGCGGCGGTGACGTGA
- a CDS encoding M20/M25/M40 family metallo-hydrolase, with protein sequence MTPEELATTVDGLMDGLRADLVRLSSIPSIAFPGFPGGPVEEAHDLVAALLRDAGVPTVERIDLPDTAPVVYGEIPPPDPAAPTVLLYGHYDVQPPGDEKLWRSPPFEPTPVEGGLRARGIADDKSNVIAHLGMLRAYGGRPPVGVKIVVEGQEEYGSAFDGYPPTDPGRFACDAMVIADLGNLRPGTPTLTTGLRGAAEVVVEARTLEEPRHSGEFGGAAPDALLVLLKALATLHDVHGDVAVAGLRREEWTGTSYTEEEFRDLAGVRDGVPLIGSGSLGERLWSGPAITVIGLDAPGVEHAASAVVPQARAKLNLRFHPRQDPREAQARLVEHLRSLRPFGVPLTVTPGDTGPGYEATTGGPAYRAALAALKEAWGTDASYVATGGSIPLVNGLAAAAPGAEVLLFGAQDSMCNLHAPNERVLFSELRNTVVAMGAFVRAYADGFRAGDRTGGEA encoded by the coding sequence ATGACGCCCGAAGAGCTCGCAACCACGGTCGACGGCCTGATGGACGGCTTGCGCGCCGACCTCGTACGGCTGTCGTCGATCCCCTCGATCGCCTTCCCCGGGTTCCCGGGCGGGCCCGTGGAGGAGGCCCACGACCTGGTCGCCGCGCTGCTGCGGGACGCCGGTGTGCCCACCGTCGAGCGCATCGACCTGCCCGACACCGCTCCGGTCGTCTACGGCGAGATCCCGCCGCCCGACCCGGCGGCCCCGACCGTCCTGCTGTACGGCCACTACGACGTGCAGCCGCCCGGCGACGAGAAGCTGTGGCGGTCGCCGCCCTTCGAACCGACGCCCGTCGAGGGGGGCCTGCGGGCCCGGGGCATCGCCGACGACAAGTCCAACGTCATCGCGCACCTCGGGATGCTCCGCGCCTACGGGGGCCGCCCGCCCGTCGGAGTGAAGATCGTCGTCGAGGGCCAGGAGGAGTACGGCAGCGCCTTCGACGGCTATCCGCCCACCGACCCCGGCCGCTTCGCCTGCGACGCCATGGTCATCGCCGACCTCGGCAACCTCCGCCCCGGCACCCCCACCCTCACCACGGGGCTTCGCGGTGCCGCCGAGGTCGTCGTCGAGGCGCGCACGCTCGAGGAGCCGCGCCACAGCGGCGAGTTCGGCGGCGCCGCGCCCGACGCCCTGCTCGTCCTGCTCAAGGCCCTCGCCACCCTCCACGACGTCCACGGCGACGTGGCCGTGGCGGGCCTGCGCCGCGAGGAGTGGACCGGCACCTCGTACACCGAGGAGGAGTTCCGCGACCTGGCGGGCGTGCGCGACGGGGTGCCCCTGATCGGCAGCGGCAGCCTCGGCGAGCGGCTGTGGAGCGGGCCCGCGATCACCGTGATCGGCCTGGACGCGCCCGGTGTGGAGCACGCCGCCTCCGCGGTCGTGCCGCAGGCGAGGGCGAAGCTGAACCTGCGCTTCCATCCACGCCAGGACCCGCGCGAGGCGCAGGCCCGGCTCGTGGAGCACCTGCGGTCCCTGCGCCCCTTCGGCGTCCCGCTGACCGTCACGCCCGGCGACACCGGGCCGGGCTACGAGGCGACGACCGGCGGCCCCGCCTACCGCGCCGCGCTCGCCGCCCTCAAGGAGGCCTGGGGCACGGACGCGTCGTACGTGGCGACGGGCGGCTCGATCCCGCTGGTCAACGGCCTTGCCGCGGCGGCGCCCGGCGCGGAGGTGCTCCTCTTCGGCGCGCAGGACAGCATGTGCAATCTGCACGCCCCGAACGAGCGCGTCCTCTTCTCCGAGCTGCGCAACACCGTCGTGGCCATGGGCGCCTTCGTGCGCGCGTACGCGGACGGCTTCCGCGCCGGTGACCGGACGGGAGGCGAGGCATGA
- a CDS encoding RNA-binding S4 domain-containing protein has product MASETSGGDATGTVRVDSWIWSVRLVKSRSMGAAACKGGHVRVNGERVKPSHGVKPGDEVRLRQAEGRERIVIVKRVIRKRVGAPVAVECYADNSPPPPPREAVAPAGIRDRGTGRPTKRDRREMERLRGVLGQPPTP; this is encoded by the coding sequence ATGGCTTCGGAGACTTCGGGAGGCGACGCGACGGGGACCGTGCGCGTCGACAGCTGGATCTGGTCGGTGCGCCTGGTCAAGAGCCGCTCGATGGGCGCGGCCGCCTGCAAGGGCGGGCACGTGCGGGTCAACGGCGAGCGCGTGAAGCCGTCGCACGGCGTGAAGCCGGGCGACGAGGTCCGGCTGCGCCAGGCCGAGGGCCGCGAGCGGATCGTGATCGTCAAGCGCGTGATCCGCAAGCGGGTCGGCGCACCGGTGGCCGTCGAGTGCTACGCGGACAACAGCCCGCCCCCGCCGCCCCGCGAGGCGGTGGCCCCGGCCGGCATCCGCGACCGCGGCACGGGCCGCCCCACCAAGCGCGACCGCCGCGAGATGGAGCGCCTGCGCGGCGTCCTGGGCCAGCCGCCGACGCCGTAG
- a CDS encoding acyltransferase domain-containing protein — translation MLPEADELTEALLDLAVPHEDVNALVALRAHVLGHDDTRWLLGACVDALVRDLGEPGAQPRMPVLPEELGELGSCFYVYVFLAALPYVRAYHRRHGIPEGVARRTLADLGRHMAVHRRGHGGRGVPVPSWHALHFRGELYQLGRLQFQRARLGARMAESVTRAGLRLGPQDLCLSVHIPDFHGPLSPEACDRSVALAREFFPRHFPEERHAVAVCHSWLLDPQLKRYLPADANIVRFQDRFRLATTYGDEEPDDTVPIGFVFGDRDLPVARLPRRTRVERAVGDHLRAGGHWYGGHGWFLL, via the coding sequence GTGCTGCCGGAGGCCGACGAGCTGACCGAGGCCCTCCTCGATCTGGCCGTGCCCCACGAGGACGTCAACGCGCTCGTGGCCCTGCGCGCGCACGTGCTCGGGCACGACGACACCCGGTGGCTCCTCGGGGCTTGCGTCGACGCGCTCGTGCGCGATCTGGGCGAGCCCGGGGCGCAGCCCCGCATGCCGGTCCTGCCGGAGGAACTGGGCGAGCTGGGCAGCTGCTTCTACGTGTACGTGTTCCTCGCCGCGCTGCCGTACGTGCGCGCGTACCACCGCCGCCACGGCATACCCGAGGGCGTCGCCCGCCGCACCCTCGCCGATCTGGGGCGGCACATGGCCGTCCACCGCAGGGGGCACGGGGGCCGCGGCGTGCCGGTGCCCTCCTGGCACGCCCTGCACTTCCGGGGCGAGCTCTACCAGCTGGGGCGCCTGCAGTTCCAGCGGGCGCGGCTCGGAGCGCGCATGGCCGAGTCCGTCACGCGGGCCGGGCTGCGCCTCGGCCCCCAGGACCTCTGTCTGAGCGTGCACATACCCGACTTCCACGGGCCGCTGTCACCCGAGGCGTGCGACCGCTCGGTGGCGCTCGCCCGGGAGTTCTTCCCGCGCCACTTCCCCGAAGAGCGCCACGCGGTCGCGGTGTGCCACTCGTGGCTGCTCGACCCGCAGTTGAAGCGGTATCTGCCCGCCGACGCGAACATCGTGCGCTTCCAGGACCGCTTCCGGCTCGCCACGACGTACGGCGACGAGGAGCCCGACGACACCGTGCCGATCGGCTTCGTCTTCGGCGACCGGGACCTGCCGGTGGCCCGGCTGCCGCGCCGCACCCGGGTGGAGCGGGCCGTCGGCGACCATCTGCGGGCGGGCGGCCACTGGTACGGCGGCCACGGCTGGTTCCTGCTGTAG